A stretch of the Oncorhynchus clarkii lewisi isolate Uvic-CL-2024 chromosome 9, UVic_Ocla_1.0, whole genome shotgun sequence genome encodes the following:
- the LOC139417504 gene encoding uncharacterized protein, with protein MIIYWTIFLFYGNFGCALNKDVIQTDPVIVTRLGQSVTLTCFCQLDLLIRVSWFKQSVGQKPLLIASSYYLSKHSLHFTKDFNETKRLSVKRGVDSFNLTISKTESGDSAIYYCGAMEAGQVTFGEGTFLIVKDSGSNSMSVLQQPLSESVQLGKSVTLNCTIHTETCAGEYSVYWFRQGSGESRPGIIYTLRDKSDWCEKSPEACPPEAGSPTQSCVYNLPKRNLSLSDAGTYYCAVASCGEILFGNGTKLDVEVSDLLGDKSNLVFFVFISGLTTAVILSVIVNIILCVIMKRSRCEHCAAGSPFQQSHYGNPHANTSDQQLHGDDDGLNYAGLKFTDKKPRRQRREQREEETIYSGLHSDDDALNYTTLMFTEMKSTKPRRQRREQREEETIYSG; from the exons ATGATTATATATTGGACAATCTTTTTGTTTTATGGCAATTTTG GTTGTGCACTTAACAAGGATGTAATCCAAACAGACCCTGTGATAGTTACACGCCTGGGACAAAGTGTAACTCTCACATGCTTTTGTCAACTTGATTTGCTGATCAGAGTCTCTTGGTTCAAGCAATCTGTTGGACAGAAGCCTCTTCTCATAGCATCATCATATTATCTCTCTAAACATAGTTTGCATTTTACCAAGGACTTTAATGAGACTAAACGTTTAAGTGTGAAGAGAGGAGTTGACAGCTTTAACTTGACCATCTCAAAGACAGAGTCAGGGGACTCAGCTATATACTACTGTGGTGCTATGGAAGCGGGCCAAGTCACATTTGGAGAAGGAACATTTTTAATTGTCAAAG ATTCAGGGTCCAACAGCATGTCTGTGCTTCAGCAGCCTTTGTCTGAGTCAGTTCAGCTAGGAAAATCTGTGACTCTGAACTGTACAATACACACTGAGACCTGTGCAGGAGAGTACAGTGTCTATTGGTTTAGACAAGGCTCAGGAGAATCCCGTCCAGGAATAATTTACACCCTTAGAGACAAGAGTGATTGGTGTGAGAAAAGTCCAGAGGCTTGTCCTCCTGAGGCTGGGTCTCCTACACAGAGTTGTGTCTACAACCTCCCCAAGAGGAACCTCAGCCTCTCTGATGCTGGGACTTACTACTGTGCTGTGGCCTCATGTGGGGAGATACTGTTTGGGAACGGGACCAAGCTGGATGTTGAAG TTTCAGACCTGTTGGGTGATAAGAGTAATCTTGTTTTCTTCGTATTTATATCTGGCCTGACAACTGCTGTGATTCTGAGTGTGATTGTCAACATTATCCTCTGTGTGATAATGAAGAGGTCACGATGTGAACACTGTGCAG CGGGGAGCCCTTTTCAGCAAAGCCACTATGGGAATCCTCATGCCAacacatcagaccaacag CTCCACGGTGACGATGATGGCCTGAACTACGCTGGCCTAAAGTTCACTGACAAGAAGcccaggagacagaggagagaacagagagaggaagaaaccatCTACTCTGGT